A stretch of the Kroppenstedtia eburnea genome encodes the following:
- the atpE gene encoding F0F1 ATP synthase subunit C — MDFNMLAAGIMIGFAALGAALGNSFLFSKYIEGITRQPETRGTLFGQTMILFGLIEALPIIGVGIGILLAFGIIGQ, encoded by the coding sequence ATGGATTTCAACATGCTTGCCGCCGGTATCATGATTGGTTTTGCTGCGCTGGGTGCAGCTCTGGGTAACAGCTTTTTGTTCAGCAAGTACATCGAAGGGATTACACGGCAACCGGAAACCCGCGGCACCCTCTTCGGGCAGACGATGATCCTCTTCGGTCTGATCGAGGCCCTTCCGATCATCGGTGTCGGGATCGGGATCCTGCTTGCTTTCGGTATCATCGGTCAATAA
- the atpB gene encoding F0F1 ATP synthase subunit A, with the protein METTPKVEFLNMTFDLTIIIGTVVTCLIVFLISVLATRGRNRVPKGLQNLVEMGIDFVRGITRMAYDSKTADKYVVFSYTLFMFILVANQLGIFLMVTMNADQPLPGLGIAEGDHVAWFKSPTADLSVTLAMAIAVALYTHIVGIRSGLKNYLGHYLTPLGPIHLIEEFSKPLTHGMRLWANIFAGEILITIMITEGSPLITGLPVIVWMGFSLFVGAIQAYIFTVLANVYISQKMAH; encoded by the coding sequence ATGGAGACGACGCCGAAGGTTGAGTTCCTCAACATGACCTTTGATCTGACCATCATCATCGGGACGGTGGTAACCTGTCTCATCGTTTTTCTGATCTCGGTGCTGGCCACCCGGGGACGCAACAGGGTTCCGAAGGGGCTTCAGAATTTGGTGGAGATGGGCATCGACTTTGTCAGGGGCATCACCCGGATGGCCTATGACAGCAAAACAGCGGATAAGTATGTGGTTTTCAGCTATACGCTGTTTATGTTTATTCTGGTTGCCAACCAGCTCGGCATTTTCCTCATGGTCACCATGAATGCCGATCAACCCCTCCCCGGTTTGGGGATTGCGGAAGGTGACCATGTCGCCTGGTTCAAGTCGCCCACGGCGGATCTGAGCGTCACCTTGGCAATGGCTATCGCTGTTGCTCTGTATACCCATATCGTCGGGATCCGGTCGGGGTTGAAGAACTATCTCGGTCACTACCTCACCCCGTTGGGACCGATTCATTTAATTGAAGAGTTTTCGAAGCCTCTGACCCATGGGATGCGTCTGTGGGCCAATATCTTTGCCGGTGAAATCCTGATCACGATCATGATCACCGAAGGTTCCCCATTGATCACAGGCCTTCCGGTGATTGTCTGGATGGGCTTCTCGCTGTTTGTGGGAGCCATTCAAGCCTATATCTTCACGGTATTGGCCAATGTGTACATCTCTCAGAAAATGGCGCACTGA
- a CDS encoding ATP synthase subunit I, translating into MDFQPYRESLEIRRRRVMILTACSLALIFLLWLTLPAKSFFAGMFLGGLVSLYNVLHIARKLRLAGETALAGEGSRPGLGLTNRFLALILPLILGIRYPEQVNVLSIFLGLPLGYMAAVMVELSLIKSGFGHHGRRG; encoded by the coding sequence TTGGACTTTCAACCCTACAGGGAATCACTGGAGATTCGGCGCCGCCGTGTCATGATCCTGACAGCCTGTTCTCTGGCACTGATCTTTCTTCTGTGGTTGACCTTGCCCGCCAAATCCTTTTTTGCCGGAATGTTTTTGGGGGGGCTGGTCAGCCTATACAATGTTCTCCATATCGCCAGAAAACTCCGGTTGGCCGGAGAAACGGCCTTGGCCGGTGAAGGGTCCCGTCCGGGTCTCGGATTGACCAATCGCTTCCTCGCCTTGATTCTCCCCTTGATCCTGGGAATCCGCTATCCGGAGCAAGTGAATGTTCTCAGTATTTTCCTTGGGCTTCCCCTCGGTTATATGGCTGCGGTTATGGTAGAGTTAAGTTTGATAAAATCCGGTTTTGGACATCACGGAAGAAGGGGGTGA
- a CDS encoding AtpZ/AtpI family protein: MKNQPENPWKIIGLFGSLGVEILLFIVGGAWLGRFLDDRWGSFPTWTATGLLGGMLLGGVSTVMAIRFLRKK, from the coding sequence TTGAAGAATCAACCGGAGAATCCGTGGAAGATCATAGGTTTGTTCGGTTCTTTGGGCGTGGAAATCCTTCTGTTCATCGTGGGCGGAGCCTGGCTCGGTCGGTTTTTGGACGACAGATGGGGGAGCTTTCCGACCTGGACAGCCACAGGGTTGCTGGGAGGAATGTTGCTGGGAGGAGTCAGTACCGTCATGGCCATCCGCTTTTTACGGAAGAAATAG
- the upp gene encoding uracil phosphoribosyltransferase translates to MSNVYVFDHPLIQHKVTYIRDKNTGTKEFRELVDEVAALMAYEITRDMPLQEVTVETPVSEAKCKVLAGKKLGLVPILRAGLGMVDGILRLIPAAKVGHIGLYRDPETLEPVQYYAKMPSDIGERELIVIDPMLATGGSAAEAIRRIKDMGAKNIKLMCLIAAPEGIERVRQDHGDVDIYVAAVDEKLDENSYIVPGLGDAGDRLYGTR, encoded by the coding sequence TTGAGCAATGTTTATGTTTTTGATCACCCGCTGATTCAGCACAAAGTGACCTACATCCGGGACAAGAACACGGGAACCAAGGAATTCCGGGAACTGGTGGATGAGGTTGCCGCACTGATGGCCTATGAGATCACGCGGGACATGCCCCTGCAGGAAGTGACCGTAGAGACCCCGGTATCCGAAGCCAAATGCAAGGTGTTGGCAGGGAAGAAACTGGGTTTGGTTCCCATTCTCCGCGCAGGTCTGGGGATGGTGGACGGGATCCTGCGTTTGATCCCCGCCGCAAAAGTGGGACATATCGGATTGTACCGGGATCCGGAGACGCTGGAGCCGGTTCAGTATTATGCCAAGATGCCATCGGATATCGGAGAGCGGGAGTTGATTGTGATCGATCCCATGCTGGCAACGGGTGGATCCGCCGCCGAAGCGATCCGTCGCATCAAAGATATGGGGGCCAAAAACATCAAATTGATGTGTCTGATCGCAGCCCCCGAAGGGATTGAACGGGTGCGGCAAGACCACGGGGATGTGGACATCTATGTCGCCGCCGTGGATGAAAAACTGGATGAAAACAGTTATATTGTCCCCGGTCTGGGAGATGCCGGCGACCGCCTCTACGGCACCCGGTGA
- a CDS encoding RtcB family protein encodes MLKDHGNNHRELELTHGNLHVFANDEVFAQLDQKVFQMADNNLQIPRSLHMSYTPDAHVGIGTCIGTTAVWGMKDGFVSPSIVGSDIGCGMRLHLTGLREEDLRGRQVRRELVQAVEKFVPVNERSTSRYSDIRLENVVKEGIKGLPQKYVPDAYTPRSTRSLTHVETARFKYDTDFLGEIPDKVWGRAWGQLGTLGGGNHFIEFQRVEISEQKRDVAEAWGLFDGQIVVMIHSGSRAWGGMMGARYIKDFKRAMQKWGVGTPDPNLVYAPIDSDEGHRYINLMYSALNFAVANRHMIAYGVLQGLKEFAGNDAEMPVLYDLMHNYALKEVHRNQPMLVHRKGTTRALPPGHFMNAAPYRKTGHPALIPGSMGTASYIMVGEKAGEKNFHSICHGAGRLRSRRATKELVTVDAFSRSMKVGTDEEIVVNQNTLESILDESPQAYKDVDQIIDSVEGAGLAKVVARCKPLAVIKGV; translated from the coding sequence ATGCTTAAAGATCATGGAAACAATCATCGTGAACTGGAGCTGACCCATGGGAATCTCCATGTATTCGCCAACGATGAAGTGTTTGCGCAGCTGGATCAAAAAGTGTTTCAGATGGCCGACAACAACTTGCAGATTCCCCGCAGCCTCCATATGAGCTACACGCCGGACGCCCATGTGGGAATCGGCACCTGCATCGGTACGACAGCGGTGTGGGGGATGAAGGACGGCTTCGTCTCCCCTTCCATCGTCGGTTCCGATATCGGTTGCGGCATGCGTCTTCATCTGACCGGTCTCAGGGAGGAAGATTTGCGGGGACGTCAGGTGAGACGGGAGTTGGTTCAGGCGGTGGAGAAATTTGTGCCTGTCAATGAGCGTTCCACCTCCAGATACAGTGACATCCGTCTGGAGAATGTGGTCAAGGAAGGGATCAAAGGCCTTCCGCAAAAATATGTCCCCGATGCTTACACCCCACGCTCGACCCGTTCCTTAACCCATGTGGAAACCGCCCGGTTCAAATATGACACCGATTTCCTGGGGGAGATTCCCGACAAGGTGTGGGGGCGGGCCTGGGGGCAACTGGGAACTCTGGGGGGAGGAAACCACTTCATCGAATTTCAGCGGGTGGAGATTTCGGAACAGAAGCGGGATGTGGCCGAAGCCTGGGGATTGTTCGACGGACAAATCGTGGTGATGATTCACTCCGGCTCCCGGGCCTGGGGTGGAATGATGGGGGCCCGCTATATAAAGGATTTCAAGCGGGCGATGCAAAAGTGGGGGGTGGGGACTCCGGATCCCAACCTCGTCTATGCCCCCATCGATTCGGATGAGGGGCATCGGTACATCAATCTGATGTATTCCGCACTCAATTTTGCCGTCGCCAACCGGCATATGATCGCTTACGGGGTGCTTCAGGGATTGAAAGAGTTTGCCGGGAATGACGCGGAAATGCCGGTCCTCTATGACCTGATGCACAACTACGCCCTGAAGGAAGTCCATCGCAACCAGCCGATGCTGGTTCACCGGAAGGGGACCACCCGGGCTCTCCCCCCCGGCCACTTCATGAATGCGGCTCCTTACAGGAAAACGGGGCACCCCGCCTTGATCCCCGGGTCCATGGGGACGGCTTCTTATATCATGGTCGGAGAGAAGGCCGGGGAGAAAAATTTTCACTCCATCTGTCACGGGGCCGGTCGACTCCGCTCCCGCCGCGCCACCAAAGAATTGGTCACAGTGGATGCTTTCTCCCGGTCGATGAAGGTGGGAACCGATGAAGAAATCGTGGTCAATCAAAACACCCTGGAGTCGATTTTGGATGAATCACCCCAAGCATACAAAGATGTGGACCAGATCATCGACTCCGTGGAAGGGGCCGGTCTGGCCAAGGTGGTGGCCCGCTGCAAGCCGCTGGCCGTGATCAAAGGGGTGTGA